The following are encoded in a window of Amycolatopsis solani genomic DNA:
- a CDS encoding acyl-CoA dehydrogenase, producing the protein MLLNPREYDPAHFDAETRRVLRATIDWFEQRGKAKLTEDYHNRTFYADFLEFAGKEGLFSTFLTPAANAGGNPDKRWDTSRVAALSEILGFYGLNYWYPWQVTILGLGPVWQSGNDVARRRAADALDAGGVGAFGLSEKDHGADIYSSDLVLTKDGDGYRATGSKYYIGNGNCARTVSVFGRIDGVEGPDQYVFFYADSEHPNYHVVKNVVPSQMYVAEFRLEDYPVRAEDILHVGAEAFSAALNTVNIGKFNLCFGGIGMATHSLYEAITHAHNRVLYGNPVTDFPHVRREFVEAYARLTAMKLFSDRAVDYFRSAHAEDRRYLLFNPITKMKVTTEAQKVIGLVADVVAAKGFEADTYLAMSKNDIDGLPKLEGTVAVNLALIAKFMPAYLFAPQEYAPVGTRTDAADDEFLFRQGPARGLSKVRFHDWKTAYAEAAHIPNVALFTEQAGYLVKLLTEAAPDEAQQADLDFGLALTELFTLIVYGQLVLEQARITGLDDEVTDQIFAVLVQDFSAAAVDLNGKASSTEAQQAIALAALRKPVVDAARFENVWARVRELSGVYAMTP; encoded by the coding sequence ATGCTGCTGAACCCGCGCGAGTACGACCCGGCGCACTTCGACGCCGAGACGCGGCGCGTGCTGCGCGCCACCATCGACTGGTTCGAACAGCGCGGCAAGGCGAAGCTGACCGAGGACTACCACAACCGCACGTTCTACGCGGACTTCCTCGAGTTCGCGGGCAAGGAAGGCCTGTTCTCGACCTTCCTCACCCCGGCCGCGAACGCCGGCGGGAACCCGGACAAGCGCTGGGACACCAGCCGCGTCGCCGCCCTCTCGGAAATCCTCGGGTTCTACGGCCTCAACTACTGGTACCCGTGGCAGGTCACGATCCTCGGCCTCGGCCCGGTCTGGCAGAGCGGCAACGACGTCGCCCGCCGGCGCGCCGCGGACGCGCTGGACGCCGGCGGCGTCGGCGCGTTCGGGCTGTCCGAAAAGGACCACGGCGCCGACATCTACTCCTCCGACCTGGTGCTCACGAAGGACGGCGACGGCTACCGCGCGACCGGCTCGAAGTACTACATCGGCAACGGCAACTGCGCCCGCACGGTGTCGGTCTTCGGCCGCATCGACGGCGTCGAGGGCCCGGACCAGTACGTCTTCTTCTACGCCGACTCCGAGCACCCGAACTACCACGTGGTCAAGAACGTGGTGCCGTCGCAGATGTACGTCGCCGAGTTCCGGCTCGAGGACTACCCGGTGCGCGCCGAGGACATCCTGCACGTCGGCGCCGAAGCGTTCAGCGCCGCGCTGAACACCGTCAACATCGGCAAGTTCAACCTCTGCTTCGGCGGCATCGGCATGGCCACGCACTCGCTGTACGAGGCGATCACGCACGCGCACAACCGCGTCCTCTACGGCAACCCCGTCACGGACTTCCCGCACGTGCGCCGCGAATTCGTCGAGGCGTACGCGCGGCTGACCGCGATGAAGCTGTTCTCCGACCGCGCCGTCGACTACTTCCGCAGCGCGCACGCCGAAGACCGCCGCTACCTGCTGTTCAACCCGATCACCAAGATGAAGGTGACCACCGAGGCGCAGAAGGTGATCGGGCTGGTCGCCGACGTCGTGGCGGCCAAGGGCTTCGAGGCCGACACCTACCTCGCGATGTCGAAGAACGACATCGACGGCCTGCCCAAGCTCGAAGGCACGGTGGCGGTGAACCTCGCGCTGATCGCGAAGTTCATGCCCGCGTACCTCTTCGCGCCGCAGGAGTACGCGCCGGTCGGCACGCGCACCGACGCCGCGGACGACGAGTTCCTCTTCCGCCAGGGCCCGGCGCGCGGCCTGTCGAAGGTCCGGTTCCACGACTGGAAGACCGCGTACGCCGAAGCCGCGCACATCCCGAACGTCGCGCTGTTCACCGAGCAGGCGGGTTACCTGGTCAAGCTGCTCACCGAGGCGGCGCCGGACGAGGCGCAGCAGGCCGACCTCGACTTCGGGCTCGCGCTGACCGAGCTGTTCACGCTCATCGTGTACGGCCAGCTGGTCCTGGAGCAGGCGCGGATCACCGGCCTCGACGACGAGGTCACCGACCAGATCTTCGCGGTGCTGGTGCAGGACTTCAGCGCCGCGGCGGTGGACCTCAACGGCAAGGCGAGCTCGACCGAGGCCCAGCAGGCGATCGCGCTGGCGGCGCTGCGGAAACCGGTCGTGGACGCGGCGCGGTTCGAGAACGTCTGGGCGCGGGTGCGCGAGCTCTCCGGGGTCTACGCTATGACCCCGTGA
- a CDS encoding nitroreductase family deazaflavin-dependent oxidoreductase: MARKYRLGVTRKAANVVVTALLARGIPVTGGTGFLLTTRGRRSGADRTTPVNVLEVDGERWLVSPYGQVGWVHNLRADATARLRRGRTRETWEVEEADAATAGAVLRAYVRKIPVTAPFFDAKISDPAEAFAAEADRHPVFRLARSGA, encoded by the coding sequence ATGGCGCGGAAGTACCGGCTGGGCGTGACGCGGAAGGCCGCGAACGTCGTCGTGACGGCGTTGCTGGCGCGCGGGATTCCGGTCACGGGCGGCACCGGGTTCCTGCTGACCACACGCGGGCGGCGCAGCGGCGCGGACCGCACCACGCCGGTCAACGTCCTCGAAGTCGACGGCGAGCGCTGGCTCGTCTCGCCGTACGGCCAGGTCGGCTGGGTGCACAACCTGCGTGCCGACGCGACCGCGCGGCTCCGGCGCGGCCGCACGCGCGAGACGTGGGAGGTCGAGGAGGCCGACGCCGCCACGGCGGGCGCGGTGCTGCGCGCCTACGTCCGCAAGATCCCGGTGACGGCGCCGTTCTTCGACGCGAAGATCAGCGACCCGGCGGAGGCCTTCGCCGCGGAAGCCGATCGACACCCGGTGTTCCGCTTGGCAAGATCGGGAGCGTGA
- a CDS encoding NACHT domain-containing protein: MLFRLTVAAAVAVTGVVAFVLLTNSLENNDAYSSIAGVLLSLVTTFVTLTLVLRRPEPPLQIDSAATDLVDRLRTQWDQEIRHRRERFSDSRTIPLTWAEAPALTADPASVFGSATPVGEVRLKLSGRLADNPDKAGKQLAAAFEEITSKRLVVLGEPGSGKTFLGITLTTGLLRAWTPGKPVPVFLSLSSWDPVTESLDSWLVQELSTHYSGEEQTPRALLAHPGLLPVLDGLDELPEHLRRSAIGRINELLVGDQPLILTCRSAEYNDEITGGAPKLLRAPVVEIRPVSHADIKVQLDQDPAWKAAVNHVEQAKQSPFVTALGTPLMLSLFKSAYTGRDPAELFDQTRFGTRHAVEDHLIDTMIKTAYTEEPADSRRHRWSADEARQWLGYLANYLHKHGERDLNWWQLASRTLSPWAAVAVGLPVGFAAVVLTELLDTAVPRLDLTYGLVAEIIRSPSLPGTIFGTAVTALWLAGARQTPGRRDRSPERKRQRAGRAAITGTALVFLPGFLFWLTWAGTTSAAETTYSTAWLSALLALSLVSAAAVGWPELLTRRPRRSTPPDPMDLLRRERRSALLSAGTAALIVATSAVLTTTVAAALGGHLGQRFSLLLGLPTVVHLDLPPVETHVPWSLGWGGLPSLIVISVLLGALFATGMLTIRAWPRFAVARVRLAMRGELPWQLMEFLADARRRGLLRVAGSSYQFWHVRLQERLVAAPHQPEPTESRRWNHLSVLLAVIALASAAVAIVSVEPAGCRHVAIGQVDDRAQRVVAGDISGCYVDLSDEEWEDLKVDRPDHDALTEIKTENSGTSARTILLGELDRISAPEWSQILTGLRRAKNAMEDGVNMTLVQKDTAGLRDVDANFLTFEYLKSEGFDRPRLTAIDLDAARSEVTSTNSPSIIATTGLDFQFLTDTLRESMIRDRLDYSTSTSAVPTLSDGISADDCTEVGRLRSENRVFTFDLRKTAVTSELLNRLSDCGGGTAFVADDQIPFLNPIVRTLPKVDLIHIKDDSPTILRDCGAGSVPDTLAERTCVATLGGVTEFRMEIRSIKEN, translated from the coding sequence GTGCTCTTCCGGCTGACCGTCGCCGCCGCTGTCGCCGTCACCGGTGTCGTGGCGTTCGTGCTCCTGACGAACTCGCTGGAGAACAACGACGCCTACAGCAGCATCGCCGGAGTCCTGCTGAGCCTCGTCACGACTTTCGTCACGCTCACGCTCGTCCTCCGCCGTCCCGAACCGCCGCTGCAGATCGACTCGGCGGCCACCGACCTGGTCGATCGGCTGCGCACGCAGTGGGACCAGGAGATCCGGCACCGCCGCGAACGCTTCAGTGACTCGCGGACCATCCCGCTGACCTGGGCGGAAGCACCCGCGCTCACGGCGGATCCCGCGTCGGTGTTCGGCAGTGCCACCCCGGTCGGCGAGGTGCGACTGAAGCTGAGCGGCCGCCTGGCCGACAACCCGGACAAAGCCGGGAAGCAGCTCGCGGCGGCCTTCGAGGAGATCACCAGCAAGCGACTCGTCGTGCTCGGCGAGCCCGGCTCGGGCAAGACGTTCCTCGGCATCACGCTGACCACCGGCCTGCTGCGCGCGTGGACCCCGGGCAAGCCAGTGCCGGTGTTTCTCTCATTGTCGTCGTGGGACCCGGTCACGGAGTCGCTCGATTCCTGGTTGGTTCAGGAGCTGTCGACCCACTACAGCGGCGAAGAGCAAACGCCTCGCGCTCTGCTGGCTCACCCCGGGCTCCTCCCGGTGCTCGACGGTCTCGACGAGCTCCCCGAGCACTTGCGGCGCAGCGCGATCGGCCGGATCAACGAACTACTGGTGGGCGACCAGCCGCTGATCCTGACCTGCCGATCCGCCGAGTACAACGACGAGATCACCGGCGGCGCCCCGAAACTCCTGCGCGCACCTGTCGTCGAGATCAGGCCGGTCAGCCACGCGGACATCAAGGTCCAGCTGGACCAGGACCCGGCTTGGAAAGCGGCGGTGAACCACGTCGAGCAGGCGAAGCAAAGCCCGTTCGTCACGGCGCTCGGCACCCCGCTGATGCTGTCGCTGTTCAAGTCGGCCTACACGGGCCGCGACCCGGCAGAACTGTTCGACCAGACCCGGTTCGGCACCCGGCACGCGGTGGAGGACCACCTGATCGACACGATGATCAAAACGGCGTACACCGAAGAGCCAGCCGATTCACGGCGGCATCGCTGGTCCGCCGACGAGGCTCGGCAGTGGCTCGGTTATCTGGCGAACTACTTGCACAAGCACGGTGAGCGCGACTTGAACTGGTGGCAGCTCGCGTCCCGGACGCTGTCCCCGTGGGCCGCCGTGGCCGTGGGACTGCCGGTCGGGTTCGCCGCGGTTGTGCTCACGGAACTGCTGGACACGGCGGTTCCGCGGCTCGACCTGACCTACGGACTCGTCGCGGAGATCATCCGCTCGCCATCCCTGCCAGGTACCATTTTCGGGACCGCGGTGACCGCGCTCTGGCTGGCTGGCGCCCGCCAGACGCCAGGCCGACGCGACCGGTCGCCGGAGCGCAAGCGCCAACGCGCGGGCCGGGCGGCGATCACCGGCACAGCGCTGGTTTTCCTCCCCGGCTTTCTGTTTTGGCTGACCTGGGCGGGCACTACCAGCGCAGCGGAAACCACGTACTCGACGGCGTGGCTCAGCGCTCTGCTGGCCCTGTCGCTGGTCTCAGCCGCCGCCGTCGGCTGGCCCGAGCTGCTAACACGGCGTCCGCGGCGCTCCACCCCACCGGATCCAATGGACCTGCTCCGCCGCGAGCGACGCTCGGCGCTGCTTTCCGCCGGCACAGCCGCGCTCATCGTCGCGACCTCGGCCGTGCTGACCACAACCGTGGCCGCTGCGCTCGGTGGGCACCTCGGGCAACGGTTTTCGTTGCTCCTGGGCTTGCCGACGGTCGTCCACCTGGACCTTCCTCCGGTCGAGACCCACGTACCATGGTCGCTGGGCTGGGGCGGACTGCCGTCGCTGATCGTCATCAGCGTCCTGCTGGGCGCACTGTTCGCCACGGGGATGCTGACGATCCGCGCCTGGCCCCGGTTCGCCGTCGCCCGCGTCCGGCTCGCGATGCGCGGCGAACTGCCATGGCAGTTGATGGAGTTCCTAGCCGACGCGCGCCGGCGTGGACTGCTCCGGGTCGCGGGCAGCTCGTACCAGTTCTGGCACGTCCGCCTGCAGGAGCGGCTGGTGGCGGCTCCGCACCAGCCGGAGCCCACGGAATCCCGGCGTTGGAACCACCTGTCCGTGTTGCTGGCAGTGATCGCGCTCGCTTCCGCGGCCGTGGCCATCGTCTCGGTGGAGCCGGCCGGCTGCCGGCACGTGGCAATCGGGCAAGTGGACGACCGCGCGCAGCGCGTCGTGGCAGGTGACATCTCCGGCTGCTACGTCGACCTGAGTGACGAAGAATGGGAGGACCTCAAGGTCGACAGACCGGACCACGACGCTCTCACCGAAATCAAGACGGAAAATTCGGGGACTTCCGCGCGAACCATCCTCTTGGGGGAACTGGATCGCATCTCCGCGCCGGAGTGGAGCCAAATCCTCACCGGCCTGAGAAGAGCGAAGAATGCGATGGAGGACGGGGTCAACATGACGCTCGTGCAGAAGGACACCGCCGGCCTCCGGGATGTCGACGCCAATTTTCTGACTTTCGAGTACCTCAAATCCGAAGGTTTTGACCGCCCCCGGCTCACCGCGATCGATCTGGACGCGGCAAGGTCAGAAGTCACTTCGACCAACAGCCCGTCGATCATCGCGACGACGGGCTTGGATTTTCAATTCTTGACCGACACCCTGCGAGAATCGATGATCAGAGATCGGCTCGACTACTCCACGAGCACGTCCGCAGTACCGACACTTTCCGACGGAATCAGCGCCGATGATTGCACCGAGGTCGGGCGACTGCGTTCGGAAAATCGAGTATTCACATTCGATCTCCGGAAAACCGCCGTCACCTCCGAGCTGCTCAACCGGCTTTCGGACTGCGGCGGCGGGACAGCCTTCGTCGCCGACGACCAGATTCCTTTCCTCAACCCCATCGTGCGCACACTGCCGAAGGTCGATTTGATCCACATCAAGGACGATTCGCCGACCATCCTCAGGGACTGCGGAGCCGGTTCGGTGCCTGACACCCTGGCCGAGCGGACCTGTGTGGCCACGCTTGGCGGGGTGACCGAGTTCCGGATGGAGATCCGCTCGATCAAGGAGAACTGA
- a CDS encoding YwqG family protein, giving the protein MTSWRDRLSALAHEHLPAELADAWAGLFRPGIRLVSDGSGPRVGRLGGAPVLPADVAWPEWPGRGPLDFLASVDCAALPRESLSIPLPAAGTLLFFSFDGFRRGADDDPLLDDVEGTRVVFVPAGVPVAERAVPRGPVAYPAVDLYAEVVATAPEREHHLLDQTETANGESLADAAEEVEIPGDYVGSDVFGELVAQAKGRGREHQIGGFAAPVQGAVENEIAAEVLGSYQDPRLAEEAARWVLLAQIDTDDKADMIWGDAGMLYWMIRADDLEAGRFDRARCTLQCG; this is encoded by the coding sequence GTGACGTCTTGGAGAGATCGACTCAGCGCCCTCGCCCACGAGCACCTGCCTGCCGAGCTGGCTGATGCGTGGGCCGGGCTGTTCCGGCCGGGCATCCGGCTGGTGTCCGACGGCTCCGGCCCCCGGGTGGGCCGGCTCGGCGGGGCCCCGGTGCTGCCCGCCGACGTGGCGTGGCCCGAGTGGCCCGGGCGCGGCCCGCTCGACTTCCTGGCGTCGGTGGACTGCGCGGCGCTGCCGCGGGAGTCGCTGAGCATCCCGCTGCCGGCGGCGGGCACGCTGCTGTTCTTCTCCTTCGACGGGTTCCGCCGGGGTGCCGACGACGACCCGCTGCTCGACGACGTCGAGGGCACCCGGGTGGTTTTCGTGCCGGCCGGAGTTCCGGTCGCCGAGCGGGCGGTGCCCCGGGGTCCCGTCGCTTACCCGGCCGTCGACCTCTACGCCGAAGTGGTGGCGACGGCGCCGGAGCGGGAGCACCACCTGCTCGACCAGACCGAGACCGCGAACGGGGAGTCCTTGGCCGACGCGGCCGAGGAAGTCGAAATCCCCGGGGACTACGTGGGTTCCGACGTCTTCGGCGAGCTGGTCGCGCAGGCCAAGGGGCGGGGCCGGGAGCACCAGATCGGCGGGTTCGCCGCCCCCGTGCAGGGCGCGGTGGAGAACGAGATCGCCGCGGAGGTGCTCGGGAGCTATCAGGATCCCCGGCTCGCCGAAGAAGCAGCTCGCTGGGTTCTGCTCGCCCAGATCGACACCGACGACAAGGCCGACATGATCTGGGGCGACGCCGGAATGCTGTACTGGATGATCCGGGCCGACGACCTCGAAGCGGGCCGCTTCGACCGGGCGAGGTGCACCTTGCAGTGCGGCTGA
- a CDS encoding 2-keto-4-pentenoate hydratase — MNRERAAELIWDAWQTGKRLDGLPDGARPRDAAEGMAAQTALAELAGPVSGWKIAATTVYARQYLAVPGPLPGMVFERFHHTEGEPVPADTMTMGVAEPEFAFRLKADPGPSPSLTGLLDAVDTMFLAVELPDSRYTDHQHAGGPQLLADVSCAGRFVEGRAVPAWRELDLPRTPVVLHTEGEEFSRGSGSLVLGDPRLALHWLAMDLPRHGLALRPGDIVTTGTATPPCPIRAGGEVLADFGELGNVEVRFSSP; from the coding sequence GTGAACCGGGAGCGGGCGGCGGAGCTGATCTGGGACGCGTGGCAGACCGGCAAGCGCCTGGACGGGCTACCGGACGGCGCCCGCCCGCGCGACGCCGCCGAGGGCATGGCGGCCCAGACGGCGCTCGCCGAGCTGGCCGGCCCGGTGTCGGGCTGGAAGATCGCCGCGACGACGGTGTACGCCCGGCAGTACCTGGCTGTTCCGGGCCCGCTGCCGGGGATGGTGTTCGAGCGGTTCCACCACACCGAAGGCGAACCGGTCCCGGCCGACACGATGACCATGGGCGTCGCCGAACCCGAGTTCGCGTTCCGCCTGAAGGCCGACCCGGGCCCGTCGCCGTCGCTGACCGGGCTGCTCGACGCGGTCGACACGATGTTCCTGGCGGTGGAGCTGCCGGACAGCCGCTACACGGACCACCAGCACGCGGGCGGCCCCCAGCTGCTGGCGGACGTGTCCTGCGCGGGCCGCTTCGTCGAGGGCCGCGCGGTCCCGGCCTGGCGCGAACTCGACCTCCCGCGCACCCCGGTGGTCCTCCATACGGAAGGAGAGGAGTTTTCGCGCGGCAGCGGCAGCCTCGTGCTGGGCGACCCGAGGCTGGCGTTGCACTGGCTGGCGATGGACCTGCCCCGCCACGGCCTCGCGTTGCGCCCGGGCGACATCGTGACAACGGGAACGGCGACCCCACCGTGCCCGATCCGAGCGGGCGGGGAAGTGCTGGCGGACTTCGGCGAGCTGGGCAACGTGGAAGTGCGGTTCAGTTCTCCTTGA